In Caloramator sp. E03, the sequence AAATTCCAAGCTCCTTTTCAACATCTTTAATATTTCCTCTGTTTTTTATAAACACTTCAGCAAAATATAGCTGCTCACTATTTAAATTCAAAAAACTTGTAAGTTCAAAATCGTTTTCAATAATAGTGTTGCATTTTGAGCATTGAAGCCTTTTAACTCTAAGGCTTGAGCTGCAAACTGGGCATTTTGTGATTAGTTTATATGCCATATTTTTCTACCTCCTTATTTACAGTATAATATATATGTTTAATTATTTCAATATCTATATTAATTTTTTTAATAATTATCTAGATATATTTTAATTATTTTAATTTAAATTTTAATATTTGATTTTTGTGGGCAATTCTCAATGCCTCAGGTGCCACCTAATGGTAAAAACAAAATATGTCTTTTTGGGGGACGGTTACTTATTATCTATACTCAGTTATTATTAATCCTCCCCCCTATATCAAAAATATTATATCTTGTGTTAAATAAGTAACCGTCCCTATATGTTGACAAGCTATCGTCATATTAGGGCAACTAAAAAAAGGCTGCGATTTGCAGCCTTTTTCTTATCTATATATCTTTCTTTTTATAACCTTGTAAATTTCACCGGATACAAAGGGTATTGCACAGAACATTAAAATTACCGTCCAATCCCAAAGGGTAAGATATACTGTCTGGAATATAGGTCTTAAGAATGGAATATAAATTACAGCAAACAAAAGAAGTAATGAGAAGATAGATGCATATACAAGTATCTTATTTGTAAATACGCCTATCTTAA encodes:
- a CDS encoding DUF2089 domain-containing protein is translated as MAYKLITKCPVCSSSLRVKRLQCSKCNTIIENDFELTSFLNLNSEQLYFAEVFIKNRGNIKDVEKELGISYPTVRAKLDDVIEALGYSIPKQKSSNKSDIINMLENGEISPDDAIKMLNE